The Lepeophtheirus salmonis chromosome 6, UVic_Lsal_1.4, whole genome shotgun sequence DNA window aaaaacaggctgGATTTTGGCAGTAAAATAGGGCAGCCATTGAAGCTTCACATTTGGTGCCTCTCAGAATCGTCAAAGCAAAGAAACATCACTCCATTGCCAATGAGTTGCTGCTACCAGCAATCAAAGACATTGTTCGAGTAATGCCTGGAGCTGAATATGCTAACaacttaaatacaaattatacacCGTCAATAGTTAGCTCCAAAAATTGAGTAAAGGAGGATCAACTCAACTAATTTTGTTTCCGTATATATCCTACATCAGTGattatcaaactttttacagTATGTGTCATCCAGTTAAATATCAAGATCTCCAAGTACCATCATTATTATCAAacttaatatacaatattgGAGGCTTAACTAATTGATAGGAGAGCTCATATACATTAAGCATTGTACAGTCCAATCGTACGTGTAccacagtttgagaaccactgtccAACATTATAAACTGATTGGCTTTTAATTTCAtccaatatttttgttgttaagtaataattgatattatgagtaagaaataaaaataataatttagaaagaaactctaaatgtttatttgaatattaataaaattaatgaaggccaatatattaatatttcctagaaatataatttaaatcacacgttaatcaaaataaagatttcattaataacggaaaaatactactaataataattaattaagtaacaaTAATAAGATTTATCTTGGAAGACCTTCTTATTACCACTTTAACAAACacacacgaaaaaaaaaaaaaaaataaacatctgaCATAGATTCAgtcagacttttttttatttaaatattagagaTGACTTTAAGAAGGAccaaaaaaatgtgaatacataatctaaaaaatataatatttatacggCGAACTTGTGCCTTAaaatttttgcattattatcaatatatactAAGTAAACTCAGCAGATTATAAATGAATGATAGTTGAAATAAgttgttcaattaattgaaggaatatagaaatatgttttGTGTATAATTGAAAGTAAGAAGTTGTAAGTAGAATTTTTATAGTCtctatcaatttattatgaAGTGCATACTtagataaatacattatttgatgAGGGATTAGTCTCAAAACGTTAGACTCTAACTGCATCATATTTTTACACtaatatacacataatattCCAGACTTATTTTTGGTCTATCTTGTTTCAAATTGAAGAGATCGGAATGAAtgttctataataataatcattagatctacataatttaaaaaaaaaaaatttaatgactatTAAGTATAAAGCTTAGGTGGAAGAAGGAAATGGCTTTTTCCcagattttattaattcttgCTGAAGATACTGTAATGTTAGTTTCATGGATTCATTTTCTTTCTCCAAAATAGTAACTTTCTTTAAAGTTTCAGAGTATCGTTTATTTCGGATTTCTTGCTCTTGAAGTTTAGCTTTTAAGCTCAAAACTTCAAATTGACATAGTGATAAGCTTGCTCGAAGATTGTCGTTTTCTACTTCAAGGAGAGTTGCTCTTCGAGTTTCATTAGAATTCAAACTTGTAGCTATTGCACCTGaatcattattgttattattattatctgaaAATAAAGTATGGATAAATAAGAATCAATTGAAAATGACATACATTATAGAGTTGTAGACTCCGTATCTGTCTGTAGTCTAAGGCCTTATTAATTCCACAGTCATCAGAGAGTCATATACTTTAGGACTGATAAACGTGAACATGATTTCGAAAGGGTATAAATCATATCGTATCTTTTCAATCCAATCATTGCATAAACAAATCAGCTACTTACTTGATGACGTGATTGAAAATACACCCGTCTTGTCTCTTGCTATAGACAAAGAAGATATATTGAGATCCACTGGTACGGTACCAGGTGATGTTGAGTTATTTGGAGGTTGATCATCCGATAAATGGAATGAAACATTGTCGATGTTAATCTGTATTAACATAAACAATAACGATTAAAATGAATAAgttgttgaataaaaacttaCATTCATCGGAATTGGTACAGGAATAATTTCATCTTCGAATAGATCTACCATTCCAGTAAGAATTGAGGTATGAAAAGATAGAGGAAGATTTTGAGCCtcaatttctatataattatctttACAATGACGGATTTTATCAGTAAGTGTCACGTCAGGGCTCAATTCTAAAATATTCGATATATCAGTTGGAGAATTTGAGGTAAACCGAAGTTTCGTGCACCAAGAATCTTTATTGCTTTTTTCCTTAAGGTTCCAATCTTTACTCGCAGAATTAAACTTTTCTTGAAATTCGCTTAGAGTAGTATTAAAGCACTCTTCTCCCCTCAAACTAGTAGCTTTCAGTTTCACAATGGAGTGGGGACCATTTGACTGGTTAGCTAATTCAATCCCTTCCAAGTGAAACGTGGCAATTGATATCtattaaaagtatatgtattaatattatctgtaactatactaataataaagttaaaaaaaaaaaaggtgctacaaaacgttaattaaaaaattcagtAGCACAGTAGTTTTACCTTCACATCATCTAGatttaaatgttctttttttgcattttcagtGATTGGACCCTCCTTGTATGACTCTGTTATTTCTATTGCAGCTTCTATACCTCCAGAAACTTGGGGGTTTAAATCAAAAAGAGTGTTTTCAATACACTCCTTTTCACATCCCTGATGTTGGTTGTTGACAATAAAAGATTCTGAATCAGAACTACCCTCACTTCGAATTGAAAGTGTATCATCTTCACCTCGTAAAGATAATTGAGCAGTTGACCCTCTAAAAGAAGAGTCTAAAGATGCTTTGATATTGGTTAAACTATGAGTTAGTTTGCTTCTTGCCTTGAGTTGACCGTTGACCATTTTCTTTGAGGCGGAAGACATCAGTTTTGAGCTACTTTTAATAGAATCGCTCAAAGTATCTGTGATTGTAGCGGAGTTTAATAATGTACTATTAAGAGAAACGTTGTTTGTAGAGTTTCCTTGAGTTAAAGGATCGATTATGGGAGATTGAGATTTTTCAACGGATAGGATTGATTGTATACTTGAAGAATCATTTCTTTTCATTCTATCATGCTCATTAAGTGATTTTATTAGAAAGGATACATCTGCCTGAGGAATATCAACTCCAAGACACATACTTCCTTGATCATCTTCTCCTAATATTCGCATTAAATCAtgtgttaaaaatatagttatttcactTAGAGTTTCTGACATTCTTtgtaaaaacaacaactgatAGTGGTTAAGTTGCAATGTGACTAGTTTATGAACTTGAGCGATAATGTGCATTTTAGCTTCTTTTGAGTCATTCGGCAACTCTTTGGGTTCTTTATAGAGCCATAAGGTTACTGGAAAAGCATTGACTAGAGGAGTTGTGTATCTACCTTTAAAATCTGCCCAAAGTGGATCTAGAGTAACATACCAGACATCTTTTGAGCGATTCCAAAGGAGATCTTTTCTAAATATACCTCCAGAATATAAGTTTGCAGTAATAGTTTTCAGATCAGTatctaaaataatgataatagtatacatatgttaataagataatagttaattaatgagCCAAATTACCATTTGaaacttcataaaatttttgacaaatgacATTCAAGTCGGATTCTTCGTTAGGGAATTTAAAAGAGTTAAACAAATCagaagatgaaaatattttcaaagttttattcAACTCTGATATAGTTCCAGTTTCTGAGCTTCTATAATTTGCCGCTAATACGCGAGAAACTTGAATTTCAAGGGATCGAGGACGCTCAGGTTGATCACTATATTCTTGCAAATCCTCATAAATAATCTGTAATTTTGATTTGGAGAAATGAATTGCATGGAAAAAGGaagtaaaaataactaaaattaccTTGAGTAGTATGGCCtcaattttgacatccaaataagGTGGCTCAGGACTTTCCGTAGACAATGATTTGACAGATTGCTGCAGATTTAAAGTGAATGCATTGAGCCATAAGCACGTCAAGGGGTCTAAGTAAACTTGAATAGGATTCACGAATGAGTACATCTTAGGTGGTGGAACTAAACAAACAATTTAGAATTAAGTTcacttatattaattaattatcttctataGGATCTACTCACGTGGAAAGTCATCATCCCCTGGATAATAAAATTGACTGTACTCTAAATGAAGTACTGGCATTTCGTCTTTGAATGAACAGCGGGCATCATCAcctaaatttaatcataattttattgtccTGTATAGCAGATAAATCTACTATCTATTAAAGAAACATGCAAACATTAAGTCACAAATAATCTTGttttcagaaaatgacttttgTAGTAGTAATTTTAGCTACGTAATTTTAGATATAATGAGAAGAAGCAtttgaaatgaagaattaataaatataatataatttttgaatattcttttgatgtttgatatattaaaatggtaatttttgattttttttcataaaaattaatcattgattaggattctgtggcacattatgaagttaaaatgcccacatatatattattcctaaatacataataaataattttaggcgctaaatcaaaatgaaatgataacacAAATGTAaagatgttaaataaaatattcagtatagtaattaaataagggAGTATTATACAAAATGCAAACTGTACACAACATGTGTACATAATTTGTTCATGCCATCTAAATTAAACAGTAATCatgcatttaaattatatatttttttaaaacgtttATCTCCACACTCAAACCTTTTTGTGGATGTAAGTAGATGTTATTGCGACGATCTCTAGGATTGCAGGATAAATATGGTTTGTTGGTAGCTTTGTACAcaattttttagagaataaaaagttaaagttaagTATGTGTTCTAGAagctttttcaataaaaattaaaaaatatgaattaaaaaattgttggtCAAATCAtgatggctttaaaaataaaatgatattatagtATCATCCTATTATTTCAGAGGTGtcggaagaaatatttttatatctacagtcctgtagtattttatttccttaatgtcacataatgataaataaatttgagattCAGTGAATCTTTTTGGGAAGATCATTTATTTAGTGAGTGAGTAGAGTCTTACTTTTAATGAATtcctttggaattattttcccCTTAGAGGTTGTCACTTTCCAAAAGGAAAAGTTTGAAAGTCTTATGATCAAATTCGCTGTCATCAACTTGTCATACTTGCTTAAGATATTGTGATGAACAGAATGCTCATTGTCCTCATCCCCAACGGACTTAGAAATATGGCGATGATATTGAGAGGATGAAAGTGTTTCTGTTAGTTCAGACTTAAATTGTTGTAAACTAGTTTCTAACCATGAGTAGTGGATCGATTTTTGATATCTGATCCAAGAGGATCTGCCCATAGTGGATAAATGATACGGGTAGAAATCCACTTGGAGCTTTGACAATGTAATTTGAAATGCTCCTCCATCTTTCAATGAGGGATGACTTGAACGcccatctaaaaaaaagaattaataataaaaatgaaaaagtctAGATAGTGTGGTGCTCTCACTTCCTCCTGGGTCATCACAGAGATGTAAGTCAATTTGACCCAAGTAGATATGATATGATGTTTCAATTACATCATGTGCTGCAAAGTGTTGACAGGTAAAGCTATTGTCCGCTGTTTTCCTTTTCGacgttttttctttgaaaactttttcaCAAGATCCAGATAGATTCTAAAAggtaaaatatacacaaatgaAGAGTCACTAAACTTGAATTTGAAAgtcgttttattattattattggtagTACCTCTAGTTTACGGGCACCTTTTGCTTTTTGAGTTTCTTCTGTGGCTCTTTTGATAAGTCCAGATATTGAATCAGCAAAATGTAAGGCAGCCTGAAGTTGATCATCTGTAAGTACCCATAATAAATCATCAAGTATGAGTACCAAACGACATCCGAGAACAGAACAGTctatggaaatttaaaaaaaggaaaggatcACATGTTTAGTCTTGATttagcaaaataatattaatacctgACAATCTTTTCTTAATAGTGATTCTACATTTAGCTAAGTTAGTGATTAGCCTTAAAGGAGTAAGTTCCTCGTTAACGGTTGATTTAGCCTCAATCTTTATCGTTGTCCAAGACAgctctttaaaaattagaagttCTTTTTTGAGAGCATCTTTTAATCTAGTGCTCCTTAAATCTGCCTGGTTCCACTGGGGTGACTTGGACTCTACCATGATTCTAGAAATCTATAAAGAAAAGTAAAGAGATTTATGTAAGTCcgaaattttcttgtaaattcgAATCTCTTCATGTTACATTGAATGAAGCCTGAAACACTTTACTATTGAGAGTTAAGATCACAGAGTTCACCGTGAGTGTCATTCCGTCAACAACTTTATCGGCAAATCCATAGGGACCAGTCGCTGAGTGTGGAAGATGCTGTGTTGTTGAGTTTCCACCTTGCGACCTTCTAAGTTCTTCACATGTCTGAACCTGAACTCTGACTTCATCTAGAGAGAGGTGTATGGGAACGCTTTTGAGTTTGGTCCACTGAATACGAACAGTAACGCGATTACAAGTTGCTTCTGTCAATTTTAACCAACTTGGCAATTCAAGGAGATCCGTCAAGACTTCTTCATTGAGTTCAAGATTCTTTAGTTCCCCTTCTCCTTTGAGCGCAGATAAATTCACTTGGTCTGGAGACAAATTCTTGGCAAATCTAGGATCAAAAGAATCAAAGTTACCCTTTTGATGATGTCCCGGATTCATCCATCAATAATCTTTACTACTTACTTGCTCAAATGCTTCAAAATTTGATTCTTAAGCAAACTTGTCATTTTTCATGAATGACGATCATAAGAAGGGGGAGGGTAGCAAACGAAAGGTAATCttagaaaaatatgtacaagaaATCTGGGAGAGAgaaatatgactttttattatatctctaaataaaattatatatagtatatatttatacatatatatttatttacaggcATAGAGTACGGgggaaaagagaaaaatagacAACAGCTGCTAAATGTCCTAGTGTAGGGATCCTTTtagtttgtattattataatttataaactacaTGCTACGAAAAGATGATGAATATCAACATAGATATACGTCGCGCAAGTTCATGTAACATTCTAACACTTGGTCCAATGAAGctatataatagaaaaacaaatttgatataactaaatataacacaattacatcattattttcccttttattatattattatgttagtGCGGACGTAactaatgtattattatgatattagaaatatttattatttatattcgacCAGTTAgctatatgtattaattattattaatttcaggATTCTCTTAGCTAGAACTCAACTGCAGTTCTTGATCCTACGTATCACTCAACCTTGAGCACCatgatgaaattataatatattaattattacacaaGCTATAGCTAGAGGAGTAAAAACTAGTCacgaagtaaaatatttaatagtatgataaatacAAGATTAATAACCTTGGATACAATATAGGATAGATAGTTGAATAATGAATCAGAATTTATTGACTCTTCTATCATAAAAGAGCATAGAAACTATGTTCTTTATCACTCGGAGGATGTAGCATGTAGAATTTATTATCTTCCTATTTCTGTGTACCTATAGAATAATCATCCCATAAATTAAAGATGATTTTCTActtctataattatataccgttattaatttaattttaatgtgtAAGAAGGATTATGTTAAGTAATAATTGAGAAAATCACACCCAATATTTTTTACGGTGGAATTATTTATCGGCCTATCAATTTCAAATCATCCATAGCCACTCAAATCAGCACCCAATAACAAACTGGGATTAAGGCAATGCACTAACAAGGAATATCCACATAGTTGTTAGcactaaagataaaatattatttataatgactAAATATACATTGCCTTAACCAGGGACCCGCGACTCAGAATTGAACTTGAATTTagttgtattattaaattatgattgGAGTCAGAGtcctataaaaattattgtaaggCTCTGATAGTTGAAAGTAAAGCTAAATATGGAGTATACCGAGTATTAGTAatgtaaagctttaaaccaGGAGGTCAGGTAATGCTACTTTTTGAGTTTGAATCACAaagcatttattaattaagataaatattatcatGCAAAGGAGAAATCATTCGACTCCAGGTCTGAGAGATAGAGTAACtcaggaaaaatatataaaaagacttGAATCCTTGAGTCTTGAGGGATGACTTTTATATTAAGGTCAAGGAATAGATCTAGTCggcattatatatatttgcgtttattaaacaaatgaattaattaatggaattaaacattgacaaagaaattgatattaataaagtgGGGACCGGATTCTCTTTCTGGATTGGAATGAATGAATGAAGACTCTGCAGCCCTGTTATATACCTAGTCTAGAGATTTAAccttattcatatattatatggattttatataatatatttctagtaCAGCAGAATGCCCGTTGAATGAAGATatgaatgtaatttatttaaactgaagacaataaaatgattacttttattcttttattgctttttaaataagattttttttaacctatatttACTAACTGATTGATCATatggtttataaaaaatatcttgaaattatataaagtactatatattttgaaaaattctgGACCTATGAAGTGCATTTCTCACGGATTGCTTATAGAATTTCGTTCAACTTAAATGTAGCTGCAGCTACCTTCAACTTTGCCTGACGAagttcctattttttttctcacggAAATGGCTTTTCTCTAATAGTGATTACAAATTATAACATTTGATTTTCGCCAAATTAATATCAGATGGAAATGCATATGTATGGTCTATCCTTATTATTCGATTGTAATCGATCTCATTTTTGGTTTCCATTGGAATAATGAGAATATTAATATCAACTGAATGATCCTCATCCTCAGTTTGGCAAGTTGAAAGTCAACGCTTTATCCCCCGGTGTTGATTATTAGTATTTGAACAGTCATTAAATTTGGTAGGAGTgctgttgtattttaatttccttatgGCTCTCACAGATCCTTGGTTGCTTAAATAGTCCTCCGGAAAAAAGTGATCAGAGCATAATACAGAATGAAAGAATAGTGTGAAGTCTTTTCGACGGACAACCTTGACCCATTTATCCCGAATCTCTTTTATTATACAAGAAAACGAAACGTAAAATTGAATCGGGAatctttagttatatttaaagttgataattctgtagaggaAAACGCGTGCAAtgagaaatacttatggtatcattgtttaaaatactgatatgaTTATCAACTGCatgatttattatgatttttgagggtatgacgaaagtatttattagcaaaatgtataatgaagatatactatgAATAGTTGACTTAGACGTTTAATTAATCATactctcagaataataactaatgaaacgacaaagtagagtttgaaatatattcgaggttctatatttaaaaagaaggcgtaaattaaatataatctacataataaaaaattaaccatcatacatttatgtaaaatatacaagATTAAACAATtctaatcatataactaataataacaataaattataaatacagaatattgaaataatagattgatccaaataatattttcttgttctgaaatgaattcagttaaatatggcataactttaagttgctaaacacaagccagacgtggagtttaatcgcccctttttcttcatgttgaAGTTGCTATATAAAATTGTGCataggatagatatatctctaccgattaataagaaagtaaatgtcaaaatcataaaatttagacaataaatatactaataaaagataattatgtagtaatgtcagGCGATATTTAGGGTACCAAAAAGGCCCCCCCCCGTATATATGCTTGTACAAcagcatactattatcatgaaggatacgcacaattgctaattataatgctacacctaatgtaac harbors:
- the LOC121119395 gene encoding bridge-like lipid transfer protein family member 3B isoform X4 gives rise to the protein MTSLLKNQILKHLSKFAKNLSPDQVNLSALKGEGELKNLELNEEVLTDLLELPSWLKLTEATCNRVTVRIQWTKLKSVPIHLSLDEVRVQVQTCEELRRSQGGNSTTQHLPHSATGPYGFADKVVDGMTLTVNSVILTLNSKVFQASFNISRIMVESKSPQWNQADLRSTRLKDALKKELLIFKELSWTTIKIEAKSTVNEELTPLRLITNLAKCRITIKKRLSDCSVLGCRLVLILDDLLWVLTDDQLQAALHFADSISGLIKRATEETQKAKGARKLENLSGSCEKVFKEKTSKRKTADNSFTCQHFAAHDVIETSYHIYLGQIDLHLCDDPGGNGRSSHPSLKDGGAFQITLSKLQVDFYPYHLSTMGRSSWIRYQKSIHYSWLETSLQQFKSELTETLSSSQYHRHISKSVGDEDNEHSVHHNILSKYDKLMTANLIIRLSNFSFWKVTTSKGKIIPKEFIKSDDARCSFKDEMPVLHLEYSQFYYPGDDDFPLPPPKMYSFVNPIQVYLDPLTCLWLNAFTLNLQQSVKSLSTESPEPPYLDVKIEAILLKIIYEDLQEYSDQPERPRSLEIQVSRVLAANYRSSETGTISELNKTLKIFSSSDLFNSFKFPNEESDLNVICQKFYEVSNDTDLKTITANLYSGGIFRKDLLWNRSKDVWYVTLDPLWADFKGRYTTPLVNAFPVTLWLYKEPKELPNDSKEAKMHIIAQVHKLVTLQLNHYQLLFLQRMSETLSEITIFLTHDLMRILGEDDQGSMCLGVDIPQADVSFLIKSLNEHDRMKRNDSSSIQSILSVEKSQSPIIDPLTQGNSTNNVSLNSTLLNSATITDTLSDSIKSSSKLMSSASKKMVNGQLKARSKLTHSLTNIKASLDSSFRGSTAQLSLRGEDDTLSIRSEGSSDSESFIVNNQHQGCEKECIENTLFDLNPQVSGGIEAAIEITESYKEGPITENAKKEHLNLDDVKISIATFHLEGIELANQSNGPHSIVKLKATSLRGEECFNTTLSEFQEKFNSASKDWNLKEKSNKDSWCTKLRFTSNSPTDISNILELSPDVTLTDKIRHCKDNYIEIEAQNLPLSFHTSILTGMVDLFEDEIIPVPIPMNINIDNVSFHLSDDQPPNNSTSPGTVPVDLNISSLSIARDKTGVFSITSSSAIATSLNSNETRRATLLEVENDNLRASLSLCQFEVLSLKAKLQEQEIRNKRYSETLKKVTILEKENESMKLTLQYLQQELIKSGKKPFPSST
- the LOC121119395 gene encoding bridge-like lipid transfer protein family member 3B isoform X2, with the protein product MTSLLKNQILKHLSKFAKNLSPDQVNLSALKGEGELKNLELNEEVLTDLLELPSWLKLTEATCNRVTVRIQWTKLKSVPIHLSLDEVRVQVQTCEELRRSQGGNSTTQHLPHSATGPYGFADKVVDGMTLTVNSVILTLNSKVFQASFNISRIMVESKSPQWNQADLRSTRLKDALKKELLIFKELSWTTIKIEAKSTVNEELTPLRLITNLAKCRITIKKRLSDCSVLGCRLVLILDDLLWVLTDDQLQAALHFADSISGLIKRATEETQKAKGARKLENLSGSCEKVFKEKTSKRKTADNSFTCQHFAAHDVIETSYHIYLGQIDLHLCDDPGGNGRSSHPSLKDGGAFQITLSKLQVDFYPYHLSTMGRSSWIRYQKSIHYSWLETSLQQFKSELTETLSSSQYHRHISKSVGDEDNEHSVHHNILSKYDKLMTANLIIRLSNFSFWKVTTSKGKIIPKEFIKTTNKPYLSCNPRDRRNNIYLHPQKGDDARCSFKDEMPVLHLEYSQFYYPGDDDFPLPPPKMYSFVNPIQVYLDPLTCLWLNAFTLNLQQSVKSLSTESPEPPYLDVKIEAILLKIIYEDLQEYSDQPERPRSLEIQVSRVLAANYRSSETGTISELNKTLKIFSSSDLFNSFKFPNEESDLNVICQKFYEVSNDTDLKTITANLYSGGIFRKDLLWNRSKDVWYVTLDPLWADFKGRYTTPLVNAFPVTLWLYKEPKELPNDSKEAKMHIIAQVHKLVTLQLNHYQLLFLQRMSETLSEITIFLTHDLMRILGEDDQGSMCLGVDIPQADVSFLIKSLNEHDRMKRNDSSSIQSILSVEKSQSPIIDPLTQGNSTNNVSLNSTLLNSATITDTLSDSIKSSSKLMSSASKKMVNGQLKARSKLTHSLTNIKASLDSSFRGSTAQLSLRGEDDTLSIRSEGSSDSESFIVNNQHQGCEKECIENTLFDLNPQVSGGIEAAIEITESYKEGPITENAKKEHLNLDDVKISIATFHLEGIELANQSNGPHSIVKLKATSLRGEECFNTTLSEFQEKFNSASKDWNLKEKSNKDSWCTKLRFTSNSPTDISNILELSPDVTLTDKIRHCKDNYIEIEAQNLPLSFHTSILTGMVDLFEDEIIPVPIPMNINIDNVSFHLSDDQPPNNSTSPGTVPVDLNISSLSIARDKTGVFSITSSSAIATSLNSNETRRATLLEVENDNLRASLSLCQFEVLSLKAKLQEQEIRNKRYSETLKKVTILEKENESMKLTLQYLQQELIKSGKKPFPSST
- the LOC121119395 gene encoding bridge-like lipid transfer protein family member 3B isoform X3, with amino-acid sequence MTSLLKNQILKHLSKFAKNLSPDQVNLSALKGEGELKNLELNEEVLTDLLELPSWLKLTEATCNRVTVRIQWTKLKSVPIHLSLDEVRVQVQTCEELRRSQGGNSTTQHLPHSATGPYGFADKVVDGMTLTVNSVILTLNSKVFQASFNISRIMVESKSPQWNQADLRSTRLKDALKKELLIFKELSWTTIKIEAKSTVNEELTPLRLITNLAKCRITIKKRLSDCSVLGCRLVLILDDLLWVLTDDQLQAALHFADSISGLIKRATEETQKAKGARKLENLSGSCEKVFKEKTSKRKTADNSFTCQHFAAHDVIETSYHIYLGQIDLHLCDDPGGNGRSSHPSLKDGGAFQITLSKLQVDFYPYHLSTMGRSSWIRYQKSIHYSWLETSLQQFKSELTETLSSSQYHRHISKSVGDEDNEHSVHHNILSKYDKLMTANLIIRLSNFSFWKVTTSKGKIIPKEFIKSDDARCSFKDEMPVLHLEYSQFYYPGDDDFPLPPPKMYSFVNPIQVYLDPLTCLWLNAFTLNLQQSVKSLSTESPEPPYLDVKIEAILLKIIYEDLQEYSDQPERPRSLEIQVSRVLAANYRSSETGTISELNKTLKIFSSSDLFNSFKFPNEESDLNVICQKFYEVSNDTDLKTITANLYSGGIFRKDLLWNRSKDVWYVTLDPLWADFKGRYTTPLVNAFPVTLWLYKEPKELPNDSKEAKMHIIAQVHKLVTLQLNHYQLLFLQRMSETLSEITIFLTHDLMRILGEDDQGSMCLGVDIPQADVSFLIKSLNEHDRMKRNDSSSIQSILSVEKSQSPIIDPLTQGNSTNNVSLNSTLLNSATITDTLSDSIKSSSKLMSSASKKMVNGQLKARSKLTHSLTNIKASLDSSFRGSTAQLSLRGEDDTLSIRSEGSSDSESFIVNNQHQGCEKECIENTLFDLNPQVSGGIEAAIEITESYKEGPITENAKKEHLNLDDVKISIATFHLEGIELANQSNGPHSIVKLKATSLRGEECFNTTLSEFQEKFNSASKDWNLKEKSNKDSWCTKLRFTSNSPTDISNILELSPDVTLTDKIRHCKDNYIEIEAQNLPLSFHTSILTGMVDLFEDEIIPVPIPMNINIDNVSFHLSDDQPPNNSTSPGTVPVDLNISSLSIARDKTGVFSITSSNNNNNNNDSGAIATSLNSNETRRATLLEVENDNLRASLSLCQFEVLSLKAKLQEQEIRNKRYSETLKKVTILEKENESMKLTLQYLQQELIKSGKKPFPSST
- the LOC121119395 gene encoding bridge-like lipid transfer protein family member 3B isoform X1, whose protein sequence is MTSLLKNQILKHLSKFAKNLSPDQVNLSALKGEGELKNLELNEEVLTDLLELPSWLKLTEATCNRVTVRIQWTKLKSVPIHLSLDEVRVQVQTCEELRRSQGGNSTTQHLPHSATGPYGFADKVVDGMTLTVNSVILTLNSKVFQASFNISRIMVESKSPQWNQADLRSTRLKDALKKELLIFKELSWTTIKIEAKSTVNEELTPLRLITNLAKCRITIKKRLSDCSVLGCRLVLILDDLLWVLTDDQLQAALHFADSISGLIKRATEETQKAKGARKLENLSGSCEKVFKEKTSKRKTADNSFTCQHFAAHDVIETSYHIYLGQIDLHLCDDPGGNGRSSHPSLKDGGAFQITLSKLQVDFYPYHLSTMGRSSWIRYQKSIHYSWLETSLQQFKSELTETLSSSQYHRHISKSVGDEDNEHSVHHNILSKYDKLMTANLIIRLSNFSFWKVTTSKGKIIPKEFIKTTNKPYLSCNPRDRRNNIYLHPQKGDDARCSFKDEMPVLHLEYSQFYYPGDDDFPLPPPKMYSFVNPIQVYLDPLTCLWLNAFTLNLQQSVKSLSTESPEPPYLDVKIEAILLKIIYEDLQEYSDQPERPRSLEIQVSRVLAANYRSSETGTISELNKTLKIFSSSDLFNSFKFPNEESDLNVICQKFYEVSNDTDLKTITANLYSGGIFRKDLLWNRSKDVWYVTLDPLWADFKGRYTTPLVNAFPVTLWLYKEPKELPNDSKEAKMHIIAQVHKLVTLQLNHYQLLFLQRMSETLSEITIFLTHDLMRILGEDDQGSMCLGVDIPQADVSFLIKSLNEHDRMKRNDSSSIQSILSVEKSQSPIIDPLTQGNSTNNVSLNSTLLNSATITDTLSDSIKSSSKLMSSASKKMVNGQLKARSKLTHSLTNIKASLDSSFRGSTAQLSLRGEDDTLSIRSEGSSDSESFIVNNQHQGCEKECIENTLFDLNPQVSGGIEAAIEITESYKEGPITENAKKEHLNLDDVKISIATFHLEGIELANQSNGPHSIVKLKATSLRGEECFNTTLSEFQEKFNSASKDWNLKEKSNKDSWCTKLRFTSNSPTDISNILELSPDVTLTDKIRHCKDNYIEIEAQNLPLSFHTSILTGMVDLFEDEIIPVPIPMNINIDNVSFHLSDDQPPNNSTSPGTVPVDLNISSLSIARDKTGVFSITSSNNNNNNNDSGAIATSLNSNETRRATLLEVENDNLRASLSLCQFEVLSLKAKLQEQEIRNKRYSETLKKVTILEKENESMKLTLQYLQQELIKSGKKPFPSST